From the Selenomonas timonae genome, one window contains:
- a CDS encoding glycosyltransferase: MQSQYLHIILAATEDGRYLAASAEAAVGACRVGGMKCSITIVAPASKASVVQEALSAWSEIQIVLRDTDSLGSLYNSGAGTAGGELLLFLREGILLEKDALQALLNALVLDESIAAVAPFTNRTIYSWQDLNAAHMQEGEESPSAWLRRRIIGPTDSIFLENFMLLMRRSVFERIGKFSVDFQGTGGEDIDLSFRLKCAGYHLLRVPVYLPHAGAQLYDLLAVERTSSRPLLLERWGLDVGVPEKLWTDALMAIDWQQGAALIRATCRSALLSAPLVSIMIPTYNRPEYFRETLESALSQTYPNIEVIVCDNSTDDRTEMLMLEYQNDVRVRYIRNKAAKTKAENFMPFEHLAQGEFLQWCMDDDILLPDKITQMIDAFLCEPTATLVTSVRGVIDGECAFLGLWQDAPPIHGTYECFRGEAVGHATLMDCANFLGEPSAVLFRRRDLTHHYWRAESRGYETISDCAMWLELLEKGDAVIFGRPLSLFRQHGGQEGQQPHAIVLSRVEWRRLIEDYWRQRVFLTDEEDYRYALRKLEEDREEIAALLPCVSAALRQEYEATLPDIHIMLMNRIEGCASIRLDAPLKQLEARSLITLGGCVNVGDVEIDLRDVGNQHDSILLLERSRIERRSDRKQMLLALAERGNILLQEFDDHPGISKKIVQDDYFTFRAVSAVQTSTQYLADFLRQFNPYVYLFENQLESLPERRTYDAQQKRVTIFFGALNRRPDWELLMPAINEAIRRYGDRLYFRVISDHGFYEELRTEAKEFAGGMRDASIVAPYERYTAALHASDIALLPLRDTEFNRAKSDLKFIESAGHGAVALASPTVYAGTVRDGETGLIYHSPKEFAEKLDLLIQRADLRRTLAENAYRYVAKHRLLDQHLDEYIAAYREMFTRREEFEQERRRRVEEFFPNL, from the coding sequence ATGCAGTCGCAGTATCTCCATATCATTCTGGCAGCAACTGAGGATGGCCGTTATTTAGCTGCGTCAGCAGAGGCTGCTGTCGGTGCGTGCCGTGTTGGCGGCATGAAGTGCAGCATTACCATTGTTGCTCCTGCGTCAAAGGCATCCGTTGTGCAAGAGGCTCTTTCTGCTTGGTCTGAGATACAGATTGTGCTGAGAGACACCGATTCCCTTGGCTCGCTTTATAACTCCGGAGCGGGGACAGCAGGGGGAGAGCTTCTTCTCTTCTTGCGCGAAGGCATCCTTTTGGAAAAGGATGCCTTACAAGCGTTGCTCAACGCGCTTGTACTCGACGAATCTATTGCTGCAGTTGCGCCATTTACGAACCGTACAATCTATTCATGGCAGGATCTGAATGCTGCACATATGCAGGAGGGGGAGGAATCTCCTTCGGCGTGGCTGCGCAGACGTATCATAGGCCCGACGGACAGCATCTTCCTTGAGAACTTTATGCTGCTTATGCGGCGCAGTGTTTTTGAGCGGATTGGGAAGTTTTCTGTGGATTTCCAAGGGACTGGCGGAGAGGACATTGATCTCTCGTTCCGTTTAAAATGTGCGGGCTATCATTTGCTGCGTGTGCCCGTCTATTTGCCACATGCAGGTGCGCAGCTCTATGATCTGCTTGCTGTGGAGCGCACATCGTCACGTCCGCTTCTTTTAGAACGCTGGGGGCTTGATGTCGGTGTTCCCGAAAAGCTGTGGACGGATGCGCTGATGGCGATTGACTGGCAGCAGGGGGCGGCGCTGATTCGGGCGACGTGCCGCAGTGCGCTTCTGTCTGCTCCGCTTGTCAGCATCATGATCCCGACGTACAACCGTCCGGAATACTTTCGTGAGACCTTGGAGAGTGCCTTGTCTCAGACCTATCCGAACATCGAGGTGATCGTCTGCGACAATTCTACGGATGACCGCACGGAAATGCTGATGCTGGAATATCAGAATGATGTGCGTGTGCGTTATATTCGGAACAAAGCGGCAAAGACGAAGGCGGAGAACTTTATGCCGTTTGAGCATCTGGCACAGGGAGAATTTTTACAGTGGTGCATGGATGACGACATTCTCCTGCCGGATAAGATCACGCAGATGATCGACGCTTTCTTGTGTGAACCGACTGCGACCCTTGTCACATCTGTGCGCGGCGTCATTGATGGAGAATGTGCCTTCTTAGGCCTGTGGCAGGATGCACCGCCCATTCATGGAACCTATGAATGTTTTCGGGGGGAGGCTGTCGGACATGCGACCCTGATGGATTGTGCCAATTTCTTGGGGGAACCATCTGCGGTTCTCTTTCGGCGGCGTGATCTGACACACCATTATTGGCGTGCGGAATCGCGGGGGTATGAAACAATATCGGATTGCGCTATGTGGTTGGAGCTCCTCGAAAAGGGAGATGCAGTCATCTTTGGCAGACCGCTCAGCCTGTTTCGTCAGCATGGCGGGCAGGAAGGTCAACAGCCGCATGCGATTGTCCTTAGCCGTGTCGAATGGAGACGTCTCATTGAGGACTACTGGCGGCAGCGTGTGTTTTTGACGGACGAAGAAGATTATCGATATGCGCTGAGAAAGTTAGAGGAAGATCGCGAGGAGATCGCAGCACTGCTCCCTTGCGTGTCCGCCGCATTGCGTCAGGAATATGAGGCCACATTGCCCGATATTCATATCATGTTGATGAATCGCATTGAGGGATGCGCGTCAATTCGATTGGATGCACCTCTGAAGCAGCTGGAAGCTCGTAGCCTTATAACTTTGGGCGGGTGTGTGAATGTGGGCGATGTAGAGATTGATCTTCGGGATGTTGGGAATCAGCATGATAGTATCCTGCTTTTGGAGCGCTCTAGGATTGAACGCCGATCGGATCGAAAGCAGATGCTTTTAGCCCTTGCAGAACGGGGAAATATCCTCTTGCAGGAGTTTGACGATCATCCTGGTATCTCGAAGAAAATTGTGCAGGATGACTACTTCACGTTCCGTGCGGTCTCCGCTGTGCAGACGTCGACGCAATACCTGGCGGATTTTCTGCGTCAGTTTAATCCCTATGTCTATCTATTTGAGAATCAGCTGGAATCGCTGCCCGAGCGACGCACGTATGACGCACAGCAGAAGCGTGTAACCATCTTCTTCGGTGCGCTGAACCGTCGTCCGGATTGGGAGCTACTGATGCCGGCGATCAATGAAGCGATCCGGCGCTATGGAGATCGGCTGTATTTCCGCGTGATCTCTGATCATGGCTTCTATGAGGAACTTCGGACGGAGGCGAAGGAGTTTGCGGGTGGTATGCGAGACGCCTCTATCGTAGCTCCCTATGAGCGCTATACAGCAGCTCTGCACGCTTCGGACATTGCGCTCCTGCCACTCCGCGATACGGAGTTCAACCGTGCCAAGTCCGATTTGAAGTTCATCGAGTCGGCAGGACACGGCGCTGTCGCGCTTGCCTCCCCGACGGTCTATGCGGGGACGGTACGCGATGGAGAGACGGGGCTGATCTATCACAGTCCCAAGGAGTTTGCCGAGAAGCTCGATCTCCTCATACAGCGTGCGGATCTCAGGCGCACGCTCGCGGAAAATGCTTACCGCTATGTTGCGAAACATCGCCTGCTCGACCAACATCTGGACGAGTACATTGCTGCCTATCGGGAGATGTTCACACGGCGCGAGGAGTTCGAGCAGGAGCGCCGTCGGCGCGTGGAAGAATTTTTCCCGAATTTATAA
- a CDS encoding CoB--CoM heterodisulfide reductase iron-sulfur subunit B family protein: MKYALFPGCVLDGAAAEAYTSLKKVCERLGIEIEEIPNWTCCGASHAQGVNDLAALAVNARNISIAEHMGLPILTVCNTCTLQLRTAKHRLDQDAALKEKVNAILKEAGHPYEYQGASEITHFLWVLDEHPEVLDGKVTNALKGTQVACYYGCHILRPAPVMNYESGDYPESFERLVRRLGAEPVWFDAGRKCCGFHAQFTAERDVLTVTGQIAASADRAGANLIATPCPLCQMQLDMYGPEGREAVHSQTEMPVLHLQQLVGLALGMTKDDVGFNRHVSAREKLKIGG; this comes from the coding sequence ATGAAGTACGCATTATTTCCCGGCTGTGTCCTCGATGGAGCAGCAGCCGAAGCATATACCTCGCTCAAGAAAGTCTGTGAAAGGCTGGGCATTGAAATCGAGGAGATTCCGAACTGGACGTGCTGCGGCGCCTCGCACGCACAGGGCGTGAACGATCTCGCCGCGCTCGCCGTCAACGCACGCAACATCTCCATCGCCGAGCACATGGGGCTGCCCATCCTGACCGTCTGCAACACCTGCACGCTCCAGCTGCGCACAGCGAAGCACCGCCTCGATCAAGATGCGGCGCTCAAGGAGAAGGTCAATGCCATTCTCAAGGAGGCGGGACATCCATACGAGTATCAGGGAGCGAGTGAGATCACTCATTTCCTCTGGGTGCTCGACGAACATCCGGAAGTCTTGGACGGCAAGGTCACGAATGCGCTGAAGGGCACACAGGTTGCCTGCTACTACGGCTGCCACATCCTGCGCCCCGCCCCCGTCATGAATTACGAGAGCGGCGACTATCCCGAATCGTTCGAGCGCCTCGTACGCCGCCTCGGAGCAGAGCCGGTCTGGTTCGACGCGGGGCGCAAATGCTGCGGCTTCCACGCCCAGTTCACAGCAGAGCGCGATGTGCTGACCGTTACGGGGCAGATTGCTGCGAGCGCGGACCGCGCCGGAGCAAACCTCATCGCGACCCCCTGCCCGCTCTGCCAGATGCAGCTCGACATGTACGGTCCCGAGGGACGCGAGGCGGTGCACTCGCAGACCGAGATGCCCGTCCTCCACCTGCAGCAGCTCGTCGGACTCGCGCTCGGTATGACAAAGGACGATGTTGGATTTAACCGTCACGTTTCCGCGCGTGAAAAATTGAAAATCGGCGGCTGA
- a CDS encoding cold shock domain-containing protein, giving the protein MTGKVKWFSADKGYGFISREDGDDVFVHFSSIQGEGYKTLSEGQEVEFEIVEGARGPQADNVVKKE; this is encoded by the coding sequence ATGACGGGCAAAGTGAAATGGTTCAGCGCGGACAAGGGATATGGATTCATCTCCCGCGAGGACGGCGACGATGTGTTCGTACACTTTTCCTCGATCCAGGGCGAGGGATACAAGACCCTCAGCGAAGGTCAGGAAGTTGAGTTCGAGATCGTCGAAGGCGCGCGCGGTCCCCAGGCGGACAACGTGGTCAAAAAGGAATAA
- a CDS encoding radical SAM protein, which translates to MENLLDHCTLCPRRCGVNRNAGARGFCSAGATVCVARTMLHRWEEPCLVGAHGAGAVFFAHCTLRCVYCQNHEISHDGKGTEMDEEELATCFLALERKGAATLDLVTPTHYTPQILSALTLARARGLNLPVVWNTSGYETVENIARLAGAVDIYLPDLKYDTEESGRLYSAAPNYTAAAWCALAAMVAQVGAVRFGRDGQLLCGVLVRHLVLPGHRRESIALVKRLWAEFGDAIQLSLMRQYTPLYRAAEFPPLHRRLTTFEYESIVDAAREIGMTRVYVQGAEAVGEEYVPEFT; encoded by the coding sequence ATGGAGAATCTGCTCGATCATTGTACGCTCTGCCCGCGCCGCTGCGGGGTGAATCGGAATGCAGGTGCGCGCGGCTTCTGCAGCGCGGGGGCGACTGTGTGCGTGGCGCGCACGATGCTGCACCGTTGGGAGGAGCCGTGTCTTGTGGGCGCGCATGGCGCGGGCGCGGTATTCTTCGCCCACTGCACGCTGCGCTGTGTCTACTGCCAAAATCATGAAATCAGCCATGATGGCAAAGGCACGGAGATGGACGAGGAAGAGCTTGCCACGTGCTTTCTCGCACTCGAGCGTAAGGGGGCGGCAACGCTCGATCTCGTGACGCCGACGCACTACACGCCGCAGATTCTCTCTGCGCTCACGCTCGCACGGGCACGTGGGCTGAATCTCCCCGTCGTCTGGAATACGAGCGGCTATGAGACGGTGGAGAATATTGCGCGCCTTGCGGGTGCGGTGGACATCTACCTCCCCGATCTGAAGTACGATACGGAGGAGAGCGGACGGCTCTACTCCGCTGCACCGAACTATACCGCAGCGGCGTGGTGTGCCCTTGCGGCAATGGTCGCACAGGTCGGCGCTGTGCGCTTTGGCCGCGACGGCCAGCTGCTGTGCGGCGTGCTTGTGCGTCACCTCGTGCTGCCCGGGCACCGCCGCGAGAGCATCGCGCTCGTCAAGCGGCTGTGGGCGGAGTTCGGCGATGCAATTCAGCTGAGCCTCATGCGGCAGTATACGCCGCTCTATCGCGCGGCTGAGTTCCCGCCGCTCCACCGCCGCCTCACGACGTTCGAGTATGAGTCCATAGTGGATGCGGCGCGCGAGATTGGCATGACGAGGGTCTATGTGCAGGGGGCGGAGGCAGTGGGAGAAGAGTATGTGCCGGAGTTTACATAA
- a CDS encoding cation-translocating P-type ATPase gives MKFTGLTSAEAEASRRAHGANVIPEPQWMTFGQAFMETFRDPMIRILLVMVALMIAMYFAGHAEIYEPVGTIVTVIIVATVTARTNVASDTEYRALRARTAKDTAKVCRDDGLVVMPVDDIVVGDHVILQGGNKIPADGMLIAGELRVNNTALNGETEECPKLPADTDYRFPEEITGDSFVDTSTLFRGSVVFDGEGVMEVCRVGTGTMMGQMAAEMQAREPDSPLQVKLSKLADQISAFGYVSGLVIISLYMMFFALRAGGLEAYVMLGWSQILVDLIQAVSLAILIIVCAVPEGLPLMISLVLMQNTSRMLARGVLVRRAVGIETAGSLNILFSDKTGTITGGQLEVVEFFTAGGCVITDIEAHAVLHEKLKLAIGMNSAAMYDESGAVVGGNPTDQAVMRFLGAETYRALQANDGYRVGQRQTFNSTNKFSHAELPARGTVVYKGAPEALLARAKYALTADGAVVPFDAAQLNEKINAYAARAMRVLAFGYSTQPFRKNEINNDVVLIGLAAIRDDVRPEAREAITEVQAAGVQVVMVTGDRRETAVAIARDAGLLRADGDLVLTSSDLALMSDEEVQRVLPQLRVIARALPTDKSRIVRLSQQMNLVVGMTGDGVNDSPALRRADVGFAMGSGTEAARDAGDIVILDDNFRSIKDAILYGRTIYNNILKFCRFQLVINIAAVVVSAVAPFFGIIEPLRVTHLLFINLVMDSLGAIMLGNEPAHESYMHEKPRRRDAGLISPAMTVQIVCMGAWLVVLSFFFLTDAGIAAVFDGKAEHYTAYFLLFVIAALMNGFNVRSTGFGIFRDLSENVGFLKVWAGIVLIMAAIINAPYIPHAVGAWIGGMFSTTPIHAGGWALVTLLAATMIPVDLMRKAVWRGIMRVWEGDASGEKA, from the coding sequence TTGAAATTCACGGGACTTACGTCGGCTGAGGCGGAGGCGTCGCGCCGCGCGCACGGGGCGAATGTCATCCCCGAGCCGCAGTGGATGACGTTCGGACAGGCGTTCATGGAGACGTTCCGCGATCCGATGATCCGCATCCTGCTCGTCATGGTCGCGCTCATGATTGCGATGTATTTCGCGGGGCACGCGGAGATCTACGAACCGGTCGGCACGATTGTGACCGTCATCATTGTGGCGACGGTGACCGCGCGGACGAATGTCGCGAGCGATACAGAGTACCGCGCCCTGCGCGCGCGAACGGCAAAGGATACGGCAAAGGTCTGCCGCGACGACGGGCTTGTCGTCATGCCCGTGGACGACATTGTTGTCGGCGACCACGTGATATTGCAGGGCGGCAACAAGATTCCTGCAGACGGCATGCTGATTGCGGGGGAACTCCGCGTCAACAATACCGCGCTGAACGGGGAGACGGAGGAGTGTCCGAAACTGCCCGCAGACACGGACTATCGTTTTCCCGAGGAGATTACAGGCGACAGCTTCGTCGATACATCGACCCTCTTTCGCGGCAGCGTCGTCTTTGACGGCGAGGGCGTGATGGAGGTCTGCCGCGTCGGCACGGGCACGATGATGGGGCAGATGGCGGCGGAGATGCAGGCGCGTGAGCCGGACTCGCCCCTGCAGGTGAAACTCTCGAAGCTCGCCGACCAGATCTCGGCGTTCGGCTACGTCTCGGGGCTCGTCATCATCTCGCTCTACATGATGTTCTTTGCCCTGCGTGCGGGTGGGCTGGAGGCGTATGTCATGCTTGGCTGGAGTCAGATCCTCGTGGATCTGATTCAGGCCGTCTCGCTCGCGATCCTCATCATCGTCTGTGCCGTGCCCGAGGGGCTGCCGCTCATGATCTCACTCGTGCTCATGCAGAACACAAGCCGCATGCTCGCGCGCGGCGTCCTCGTGCGCCGTGCAGTCGGCATCGAGACGGCGGGTTCGCTGAACATCCTCTTCAGCGACAAGACGGGCACGATCACGGGCGGACAGCTCGAGGTGGTGGAGTTTTTCACTGCCGGTGGATGTGTGATCACGGATATCGAGGCGCATGCAGTGCTCCATGAAAAGCTGAAACTCGCGATTGGCATGAACTCCGCCGCCATGTATGACGAGAGTGGCGCGGTTGTCGGCGGCAATCCGACCGATCAGGCAGTCATGCGCTTCCTCGGGGCAGAGACCTACCGTGCCTTGCAGGCAAATGACGGATATCGCGTCGGTCAGAGGCAGACGTTCAACTCGACGAACAAATTCAGTCATGCAGAGCTGCCTGCGCGCGGCACAGTCGTCTACAAGGGCGCGCCCGAGGCGCTCCTCGCGCGGGCGAAATACGCGCTCACGGCGGACGGGGCAGTCGTTCCGTTTGATGCGGCGCAGCTGAACGAAAAAATAAACGCCTATGCCGCGCGTGCGATGCGCGTGCTGGCGTTCGGATACTCGACGCAGCCCTTCCGCAAAAACGAAATCAACAACGATGTCGTGCTCATCGGGCTTGCTGCAATTCGAGACGATGTGCGCCCCGAGGCGCGCGAGGCAATCACGGAGGTACAGGCGGCGGGCGTGCAGGTTGTCATGGTGACAGGCGACCGCCGCGAGACCGCCGTCGCGATTGCACGCGACGCGGGGCTCCTGCGCGCGGATGGCGATCTCGTCCTGACGAGCAGCGACCTCGCCCTGATGAGTGACGAGGAGGTGCAGCGCGTCCTGCCGCAGCTGCGTGTCATTGCGCGCGCACTGCCGACGGACAAGTCGCGCATTGTGCGCCTCTCGCAGCAGATGAACCTCGTTGTCGGCATGACGGGGGACGGGGTCAATGACTCGCCCGCGCTCAGGCGCGCGGATGTTGGCTTTGCGATGGGCAGCGGCACGGAGGCGGCGCGCGACGCGGGGGACATCGTCATCCTCGACGACAATTTCCGCTCGATCAAGGACGCGATCCTCTACGGGCGTACAATCTACAACAACATCCTGAAATTCTGCCGCTTCCAGCTCGTCATTAACATTGCGGCGGTTGTCGTCAGCGCCGTTGCGCCCTTCTTTGGCATCATTGAGCCGCTGCGCGTGACGCATCTCCTCTTTATCAACCTTGTCATGGACAGCCTCGGCGCAATCATGCTCGGCAACGAGCCCGCACACGAGAGCTATATGCACGAGAAGCCGCGCCGCCGCGACGCGGGGCTCATCAGCCCCGCAATGACCGTGCAGATCGTCTGCATGGGTGCGTGGCTCGTCGTCCTGAGCTTCTTCTTCCTCACGGATGCGGGCATCGCTGCCGTCTTCGACGGAAAGGCGGAGCACTATACGGCATACTTCCTCCTCTTCGTTATCGCCGCGCTCATGAACGGCTTCAACGTGCGCTCCACGGGCTTCGGGATCTTTCGGGATCTGTCGGAAAACGTCGGGTTCCTCAAGGTCTGGGCAGGCATTGTGCTCATCATGGCGGCAATCATCAACGCGCCCTACATCCCGCACGCCGTCGGCGCATGGATCGGCGGCATGTTCAGCACGACGCCCATCCATGCGGGCGGCTGGGCGCTTGTCACACTCCTCGCCGCCACCATGATTCCTGTCGATCTGATGAGGAAAGCGGTGTGGAGGGGGATCATGAGGGTATGGGAAGGAGACGCAAGCGGAGAAAAGGCGTGA
- a CDS encoding DeoR/GlpR family DNA-binding transcription regulator has protein sequence MFLEERQELIVRMVERDGKVKVKELSAKFKVTEDCIRKDLGSLERQGRLKRTYGGAVKLTQSVHMIEVSRHRHMDVEAKRRIAQAAVSLIQEKDMVFLDVSTSNLAIAELLMKSDRDLTVVTNMVDVLGVLARNPRIELIFAGGQINRGRDGFWGGMTQDFIGRLKPDIAFVGAVGVDVKGNSVSTYDIDDGLNKARIIARSKRAYVLAEARKLSTDGNYDYAPLNALAGLVTDTEPPSDIRAAAAELGVDIVLP, from the coding sequence ATGTTTCTGGAGGAGCGCCAAGAGCTCATCGTCCGCATGGTGGAGCGTGACGGTAAGGTAAAGGTCAAAGAGCTCAGCGCCAAATTCAAGGTCACCGAGGATTGCATCCGCAAGGATCTGGGATCACTCGAGCGGCAGGGGCGGCTGAAACGCACCTATGGCGGCGCCGTGAAACTGACGCAGAGTGTGCACATGATCGAGGTCAGCCGTCATCGTCACATGGATGTCGAAGCGAAGCGCCGTATTGCGCAGGCAGCCGTATCCCTCATTCAGGAGAAGGATATGGTCTTCCTCGATGTCTCCACGAGCAATCTCGCGATTGCAGAGCTCCTGATGAAGAGCGACCGTGATTTGACGGTTGTGACGAACATGGTCGACGTGCTCGGCGTGCTCGCACGCAACCCGCGCATCGAGTTGATCTTTGCGGGCGGGCAGATCAATCGCGGGCGCGATGGATTCTGGGGCGGCATGACGCAGGACTTCATCGGCAGGCTCAAGCCCGACATCGCCTTTGTGGGCGCGGTCGGCGTGGATGTCAAGGGCAACAGTGTCTCCACCTACGACATCGACGACGGGCTGAACAAGGCGCGCATCATCGCGCGCAGCAAGCGTGCCTATGTTCTCGCAGAGGCACGCAAGCTCTCGACGGACGGCAACTATGACTATGCGCCGCTCAATGCGCTTGCAGGGCTCGTGACGGATACGGAGCCGCCCTCGGACATTCGCGCGGCGGCGGCAGAGCTCGGTGTGGACATCGTGCTGCCGTAA
- the hpf gene encoding ribosome hibernation-promoting factor, HPF/YfiA family, giving the protein MAAFTIRGKNVEVTPALRDYVEKRVGKITKYFENVGDISVLLSVEGKHHKVEVTAPIVRGVLLRGEERSEDMYSSIDLVIEKLERQIRKQKTKLERRFRHGGFKAEAVETFVQPVPEEDDVFPVVKTKRFALQPMDVQEAIMQMNLLNHHFFVFRNAETEEVNVVYSRNDGKYALIEVEEG; this is encoded by the coding sequence ATGGCTGCATTCACGATTCGGGGAAAGAATGTCGAGGTTACACCGGCGCTGCGGGACTATGTGGAGAAGCGGGTCGGCAAGATCACGAAGTACTTCGAGAATGTCGGCGATATCTCGGTGCTGCTCTCTGTGGAGGGCAAGCATCACAAGGTAGAGGTAACGGCTCCCATCGTGCGCGGCGTGCTGCTGCGCGGTGAGGAGCGTTCGGAGGATATGTACAGCTCCATTGATCTCGTCATCGAGAAGTTGGAGCGCCAGATTCGCAAGCAGAAGACGAAGCTCGAGCGCCGTTTCCGCCACGGCGGGTTCAAGGCTGAGGCGGTCGAGACCTTTGTCCAGCCCGTGCCCGAGGAGGACGATGTATTCCCGGTCGTCAAGACAAAGCGCTTTGCCCTGCAGCCAATGGACGTGCAGGAGGCGATCATGCAGATGAATCTGCTGAATCACCACTTCTTCGTATTCCGCAACGCGGAGACGGAGGAGGTCAATGTGGTTTACAGCCGCAATGATGGAAAGTACGCCCTGATCGAAGTCGAAGAGGGCTGA
- a CDS encoding PepSY-associated TM helix domain-containing protein: MRKIYVIHQWVSLVCALFLLLLTLTGLPLLFRGEINAWNTVNLPARGGALPLSEIWAALPEGTDALTQAFPTKEILAVTPDASDGMLYFLVKDRGGKASRAHMRMGGEQIMYDVRTGALFDRKDRVYRSEAVQEFMHTMHVLHVRMGMEEGGRDFLAAMCVLSVLSIVTGIYLYLPMMKNLAFGIRRRRSSRLFWSDWHKIASIFAGTWAVLMCVSGIFIVLYSVGIRDYHRTAHALAAEHFAAQTNAPQISEEEAYARIAAEFPQKDVISMRLPTADSAYYIFQIAAPTVRATDFALGEQAYLPAAGDGAPLFVPVPAWLTMAPFFLNMHIHNHELLGEKIFWALLIFMTAAMIVTGIVLWLTRWRNVVSAAADAAQRRTNAAWEEPARVAVLTLIVMIAPMYGGVGEGLALALSAYLVYYFVHAMRR; this comes from the coding sequence ATGCGGAAAATATACGTTATTCATCAGTGGGTGAGCCTCGTCTGCGCACTTTTTCTTTTGCTGCTGACATTGACGGGGTTGCCGCTGCTCTTTCGCGGGGAGATCAACGCGTGGAATACGGTGAATCTGCCCGCACGCGGCGGTGCGCTCCCGCTCTCCGAGATCTGGGCGGCACTGCCGGAGGGGACGGATGCCCTTACACAGGCGTTTCCCACGAAAGAGATTCTCGCGGTTACGCCGGATGCCTCGGACGGGATGCTCTACTTCCTCGTCAAGGATCGCGGCGGAAAGGCATCGCGTGCGCATATGCGCATGGGGGGTGAGCAGATCATGTACGATGTGCGGACGGGGGCGCTCTTTGACCGCAAGGATCGCGTCTACCGCTCAGAGGCGGTGCAGGAGTTCATGCACACAATGCACGTCCTGCACGTCCGCATGGGGATGGAGGAGGGCGGCCGCGACTTCCTCGCCGCGATGTGCGTGCTCTCCGTTCTTTCTATTGTGACGGGCATCTACCTCTATCTGCCGATGATGAAAAACCTTGCCTTCGGTATCCGCAGACGCAGGAGCAGCCGCCTCTTCTGGTCGGACTGGCACAAGATCGCCTCGATCTTTGCAGGCACGTGGGCGGTTCTCATGTGCGTGAGCGGCATCTTCATCGTGCTCTATTCCGTGGGCATCCGCGACTATCACCGCACGGCGCACGCGCTTGCGGCGGAGCATTTTGCCGCGCAGACGAATGCGCCGCAGATCTCGGAGGAGGAGGCGTATGCGCGGATTGCGGCGGAGTTCCCGCAGAAGGATGTCATCTCCATGCGGCTGCCCACGGCGGACAGCGCCTACTATATCTTCCAGATTGCAGCGCCGACTGTGCGCGCAACGGACTTTGCGTTGGGTGAACAGGCGTACCTGCCGGCAGCGGGGGATGGCGCGCCGCTCTTTGTCCCCGTGCCCGCATGGCTGACGATGGCGCCGTTCTTTTTGAATATGCACATCCACAATCATGAGCTGCTCGGGGAAAAAATATTCTGGGCGCTGCTCATCTTCATGACGGCGGCGATGATTGTCACGGGGATCGTGCTCTGGCTGACGCGCTGGCGCAACGTGGTCTCTGCCGCCGCCGATGCCGCACAGAGGCGGACAAATGCGGCGTGGGAGGAGCCCGCGCGCGTTGCTGTGCTGACGCTGATCGTCATGATTGCGCCGATGTACGGCGGTGTCGGGGAGGGGCTGGCGCTTGCACTCAGCGCCTATCTCGTCTACTACTTTGTACACGCCATGCGCAGATGA